Proteins encoded by one window of Nicotiana tabacum cultivar K326 chromosome 10, ASM71507v2, whole genome shotgun sequence:
- the LOC107813571 gene encoding putative glutathione S-transferase, which translates to MAGVKLLGLWYSPFSHRVEWALKIKGVEYEFIEEDLQNKSSLLLQSNPVHKKIPVLFHNGKPIAESMVILEYIDEAFEGPSILPKDPYDRAIARFWAKFLEDKVPAVGKSFFLKGEEQEKGKEEAYEMLKILDNEVKDKKFFTGDKIGLADIAANFVGLWLGVFEEASGLVLVTREKFPNFCAWRDEYINCNQNKKYLPPRDELVAHFKARFQAAAAAAAAAAPK; encoded by the exons ATGGCAGGAGTGAAGTTGCTTGGTCTTTGGTATAGCCCTTTTAGTCACAGAGTTGAGTGGGCTCTGAAGATTAAGGGCGTGGAatatgaatttatagaagaagaTCTACAAAACAAGAGCTCTCTGCTTCTTCAATCCAACCCTGTTCACAAGAAAATCCCTGTTCTCTTTCACAATGGAAAGCCAATAGCTGAGTCTATGGTCATTCTTGAATACATTGATGAGGCTTTTGAAGGTCCTTCCATCTTGCCTAAAGACCCTTATGACCGTGCTATAGCTCGTTTCTGGGCTAAGTTCCTCGAGGATAAG GTGCCAGCGGTGGGGAAAAGTTTCTTTCTCAAAGGAGAGGAGCAAGAGAAAGGTAAAGAGGAAGCTTATGAGATGCTGAAAATTCTTGATAATGAGGTCAAGGATAAGAAATTCTTTACCGGTGACAAAATTGGGTTGGCTGATATTGCTGCAAATTTTGTGGGACTTTGGCTGGGAGTTTTTGAAGAAGCCTCTGGATTAGTTCTGGTTACAAGagaaaaatttccaaatttttgcGCGTGGAGAGATGAGTACATTAACTGCAACCAAAACAAGAAATATCTACCTCCTAGAGATGAGTTGGTTGCCCATTTCAAAGCTCGCTTTCAAGCTGCAGCTGCTGCAGCTGCTGCAGCTGCTCCCAAATGA